In Sphingomonas sp. SUN019, the genomic window GACGGGATCGGCCATCGCGCCGTCGGGCAGCCATTGTCCGCCGGCCAGCAGGACGCGGATCGCGCCGACCATACCCTCGATCGGCGTCGCCTTCGACAGGAACCCGCGCGCGCCCAGCTTAACGGCCTGATGGACGATAGCGGGTTCGTCGCGGCTGGTGACGATTGCGATCGGCGTGGCGGGCCGCATAGCACGCAGCATCGCCAGCCCCGCGAAACCCTGAACGTCTGGCAGCATCAGATCGAGCAGGATCAGATCGTGGCTATGCGCGCGCGCTGTCGCCTCCGCATCGGCCAGCGTCGCCGCAGCATCGACCAGAATGGTCGGATCGGCCGAATGCGCCGCCATGGTCAGCGCGGTCGCGAACATCGGATGGTCGTCGGCGATCAGGATACGCTGCACGACTTGTCTCTCCGTCAGGAATCTCGACGAATCGCGCTCCCAATCGGGGCCGATCGCAAAGGATTAGGTAAGACATCTAAGCGTGTGAAACGCGCGTTTCCACTGAAAGGATGATGCCCGGAAAACGGCCGCTCATCCCTTTGAATGAGTGCGCGCCGGCGGGAAGGTATCGTTAACGGTGTCGGGCGTGGATGGTGGGCATGGACACGCAGCATCCACCCCTTCGCCAACGCCAACGCCGTCACGCGGCGGTCGCGTTCTTCATCACAAGCTCGTTCGCGGCGCTGTTGCCCAGCTCCGCTCAGGCAGCCGGTGTTCGCGCCGGATCGCTGATCGCGAACACCGCGACCGCCACCTATGACGATGGCGCGACGACCGCGACGGTAAGCTCCAACACGGTAACGCTCAAGGTCGACGAGATCGTGGACGTTGCGGTCGCGTCACGCGATTCCGCCGACCTTCGCGTCGCCGCCGGATCGAGCGGCAATGTGCGCAGCTTCACCGTATCCAACCCAGGCAACGGCATGGAGGCATATGTCCTGACCGCCGACGGGCACGTCGACGGGACGGCGTTCGATGCGACGATCACCGGGCTGGCGATCGATACGAATGGCAACGGCGTGTACGAAGAGGGCGTCGATGCGCCGTTTGTCGCGGGATCGGCCACGGCTGCGATCGCCCCGGACGCCTCCATCACCGTGTTCGTCCTGTCCTCCATTCCGGCCGGGGCCAGCGACGCCCAGCGCGGCGCGGTGCTGCTGCGCGCAGTGGCGGAAACGGGCAGCGGACCTGCGGGCACCGTCTTTGCGGGCCAGGGCGCAGACGGCGGTGATGCGCTGATCGGCGCCACGACCGCCGACGCGCGGGCGACCGGCGGGCTGATCGTTTCGCGCGCGAGCGTGCGGTTCGAAAAGGCGGCGGTCGTGCTCGATCCCTTCGGCGGCACGCGCGTCGTGCCGGGATCGATCGTCACCTACCGCCTGTCAGCCACGGTAGACGGCAGCGGCACGGCGCCCGGATTGCGTATCGCCGACACGATCCCGGACGGCACCAGCTACGTCGCGGGCAGCCTGTCGCTGGACGGCCGCAGCCTGACTGACGCTGCCGATTCCGACGAAGGCGCGGGCTCGGCCACGCGCATCGACGTCGTGCTGGGCGATGTCGCCGCGGGCGCCGCGCGCGTCACCGCCTTCAAGGTCAAGATCAACTAATCGCTCGAAAGGAACCTGCCATGAAACCGACCCTTCCCCTTCTCGTCCTTCTCCCCGCGCTGGTTGCCGCTGCCGCGCCGTCGGTGCTGCTCGACAGCGTCGTGCTCTCCGAACAGCTCGGCGTCGTGAACGGCAAGCCGCAGACCGTGCTGACGACGCCGGGCACCGTTCTTCCGGGCGACAAGCTGGTGTTCCGCACGCGGTATCGTAACGAGGGCAAGGCCCCGGCGACGAAAGTCGTGGTGTCCAACCCGCTGCCCGCAGGCGTCGCCTTCGCCGGACAGGCATCGCCTGGCAGCGACTTCTCGGTCGATGGCGGGCGCACGTTCGGGGCGTTCGGCGCGCTGAAGGTGCGCGACGTATTGGGCGCCACCCGCGCCGCTACCGTCGCCGACGTCACCACGATCCGCTGGACCGTGGCGACGATCGCGCCCGGCGCATCGGGCACGCTCAGCTATCGCGGGATCGTCCGCTAGTCATTCGACCGCCCCGGCGCGCGGCGGACCGATAGCGCGTCGAACAACCAGACGAAGGAAATGACGATGACACGTACCAGCATATGGCTGGGCGCGGTGAGCCTGTGCGCGCTCTCTGCGCTGGCCGCCACGCCTGCTTCCGCCCAATCCACGCAGACCGCGGCGGGCAGCAGCATCACTAACACCGTTTCGATGAACTATCAGGTCGGCGGGGTCACGCAGACCACGCAGACCGCGTCCGACACCTTCACGGTCGATCGCAAGGTCAACCTGACCGTGGCCGAACTCGGCACCACGACGACGCAGGTGTCGCCGGGGCAGACCGCAGTGGTGACCACGTTCCAGGTCACCAACACCTCGAACGCTACGCTCGACTTCGCGCTCGTCGTCACGCAGCAGGCGGGCGGCGCGGGCGCGCACGCCAACACCGATACGTTCGACGTGTCGAACGTGCGCATCTTCGTCGATACCAACGGCAACGGCGTCTATGACGCGGGCACCGATACGCAGGTGACGTACCTGGACGAGATCGCCGCCGACACGACGCGGACCGTGTTCGTGCTGGCCGACGTGCCGCTCGGCCGTGCGACCGGCGACGTGGCGGCGGTGACGCTGACCGCAACCGGGCGCGAAGGTGGCGCGGCAGGGGCCACCGGCGCCGCACTGGTGCAGACCGCAGGCGCGAATACCAGCGGCATGGACACCGTCTTCGCCGACGGGGCGGGATCGACCGACGCGTCGCGCGACGCATCCTATTCGGCCAAGGACGACTATACCGTGCTGGCCGCCGCGCTGACGCTAACGAAGGTGAGCCGGATCGTCAGCGATCCGTTCAACGGCACCACCAATCCCAAGATGATCCCCGGATCGGTGGTCGAATATTGCATCGCGGTCAGGAACGCCGCGGGCGGTGCGAGCGCCACGAACGTCGCGCTGTCGGACGTCCTGCCCACCACGACGACCTATTCGTCCGCGTACGGCATTTTGCTGAACGGCACGATGACCGGATCGACGTGCAACCTGGATGGCGCGTCGGGCGGCAGTTACGGATCGGGCACGGTCAGCGGCACGCTGCCCAGCCTGACGGCAGGCGATGCGCGCACGCTCGTCTTCCGCGTCACCGTCAACTGAGCTTTCGCCAGCGCGTCCGTGAAATCCCCGACGGACGCACCGGCGAAGACCTGGAACTCCTTATGATCCGCCCGATCCTTCACCGCCTGCTGGCGCTGCTGATCCTGTCGTGCATTGCCGTCGGGCAACCGGCGCTGGCGTCGTCGCAGGTGGTGAACGTCGCGCAGGCGACGTGGGATGTTGCGGGTGGAACGACCAGCCTGCCCTCGAACGTTGTCGTGCTGCCGGTCGAGCAAGCGCCGACCGCGACGCTGACGGCCTATCACCCCGGCGGCATTACGTCGCCGCGTGCCCCGGTCTGCCACCGGGCGGACGGCGGCAGCCTCCCGATTTTGCTCCCCGCCCCGCCGGGGACGACCCCGATCGATCCCGCCCCCGCCACCGCCATCCGCGCGGGCGAGACGTTGCTGTTCAAGCTGGTGGCGCGCTTCGCCAATCGCGATGCCGCCGCCGTAGACAGCTTCAACGCGGTGATCGTGACGACGCACGGCGACCGCGAGGTGCTGACGATCTTCGAGACCGGCGTCGACACCGGCGAATTCGTCGGTGCGATCCCAACCCGCGCGGTGCCGCCCGCGGTCGTTCCTGGCGACTGCGCGCTAAGCCTGCTGCCCGACGATCAGGTTTCGATCGAATGCCAGAAGACCGGTGACCAGCATCCGATCGTCAGCACCTCGCTCGACGTGCTGATCGATCCCTACGGCCTAGTGTTCGACAGCGAGGACGGGACGCCGGTGTCGGGCGCTCGCGTGACGATGATCGATGCGGCGACCGGGCAACCCGCGCGCGTTTTCGCCCCCGACGGGACCACGCCCTGGCCATCGACCGTCGTCACCGGCGAAACCGTGATCGACGGTGCGGGTAACCGATATCCGTTGCCGCCGGGCGAGTACCGCTTCCCGCTGGCCGCGCGTGGCAACTACCGGCTGCAGGTCGCGCCGCCCGCGCCCTATAGCGCGCCGTCGAAGGCGACCGCGGCGCAGCTCGTTGGCCTGACGCGTCCCGATGGCG contains:
- a CDS encoding response regulator transcription factor, with translation MQRILIADDHPMFATALTMAAHSADPTILVDAAATLADAEATARAHSHDLILLDLMLPDVQGFAGLAMLRAMRPATPIAIVTSRDEPAIVHQAVKLGARGFLSKATPIEGMVGAIRVLLAGGQWLPDGAMADPVDSDPRAARIGELSVAQLKVLRAIASGRQNKQIAYDLGIAEPTVKSHLAAIFRKIGVSNRTQAVLLLKSFDPVPTDQPGSV